Part of the Oncorhynchus masou masou isolate Uvic2021 chromosome 18, UVic_Omas_1.1, whole genome shotgun sequence genome, TTACAATGAACGAGAGAATCTACCGCTTATTGTGTGGCTATTGGTAAAATACTTCGGTGAAAGGTAGATCATTTCAGATTATGTTGTCCGGAGTGTGTGACAAGATGTCAGTGATGAGCTGTCACTAAAATAAGATTTGCCAAGAGGGGACAGCCCTCATTGGGATCGTCAATGGCTTACTTTTGCAATCTGTTgcgggtgggtataatttgtggaacgttccaacaggaatctgtaACTAAAACTTCGAAAGTATAAGGTTATCAACAAACAACGCATCCAAAGTAGCATGATCAATTCACCTAGCTAACTAGGTGCCGAATAGGCATCAATTTACCACGTAGTTTATTCTTAATGTTTGCCCATAGGCTACCAGAGTGAGAACAGACATTTTTCGGGAATAAACGTGGTGAGTGAAAAACGTATTCTGCCGCTATACAACTTTGTATTTACGAAGttttttggaacagattcctgttggaacgtatcacaaattatacccacccatCTGTTGCTGTGATTACCAGTTGCTCATTGATTATTTCAGCTAATGACATACCCTCTGATTTGTGTGTGGAATATGATTTATATTAATACCTCTATGAGCTTATTTCAGCTGTTTTACCTCTGCGGTCTTCATAACAACAAAAGGCAGTTGTGGGTGGGCCAAGCAATGACGTAAACATGCAACATTGTACTCCATAGACATCAAAGACTGCAATAACATTTTGCAGATTGTACCTTTACCTTTAACTCACAACATTTGAACAGATATTGCATATTTGAAAGACTGACTGAAATTCAAGCTGTAACTGGAACTATGATAGAGCTCATTGTAAAGTCCCTGTTTTCATCAAATGTCAGATTAGCATTTGTTGTGTGATGGGTTGAAACGCCTTTTTACTTATTCACAGTGGATACGAGTACGAGATTATTGTCATTGATGATGGAAGTCCAGATGGGACACTTGAGGTGGCAGAACAACTGCAGAAGATATACGGAGAGGACAAGATAGTAAGTGAATTTAATAGATtagttgttatttttgtatatacTTTAACATTCACATACCTGCTGGCATAGCAAGACACTCATTCACTCTCTGCTCTTTGTGGTTATTTTTCAGCTCCTTCGACCAAGAGCAAAGAAACTAGGATTAGGTAAGTGTCACATACTCATTCATCAGAGTGAACACAGTGTTATTGAACACTATATCAGGTACACATGTCAGGTAATGTCCTTTTAATTCTGCATTCAGGAACTGCCTACATCCATGGCATTAAACATGCCAGAGGGAACTATGTCTTCATAATGGATGCAGACCTCTCCCATCATGTGAGTGGATCTCCTGTATCTCTGGACAATACAGTATCAGAGAAGCAGGTTGGGATAATGGCACCGGACCCTGTACATACAATAACAACAATTTAAAAATGTTTCCAAGAACAGACTATTTTCTAGTCCCTTTTTCTAATCAAGAGGTTACTTGTGGTGTTACATTGCTTGGTTGGATATTTGTATCAAAATGCTTAATTGCCACGATAATCTGTTATGAAATCCTTTGGATGCATACATCCTAAAATACATAAAATTATCTTTCCTTGCAGCCTAAATTTATTCCAGAATTCATAAAGTAAGTCAACTATTTTAATTCATCGCAAAATGTGAATGTATATTTTGGGGGGAAATGTAGAACGTAGAATTCAGAATATAGTATGTCTGCTAGCAATCTACATCTCTACCATGTGATCATCTGTTACCAAGTATCTGATGTGAATGTGTTTGTCTccaaggaaacagagagaaggcgGGTATGACCTTGTGTCAGGCACCCGATACAGAGGAGATGGGGGCGTGTACGGATGGGACCTGCGCAGGAAACTCATCAGGTGACTGCAGGGGCACACTCCCGTCTGCTACatctacactaccattcaaaagtttggggtcacttagaaatgtccttctttttgaaagaaaataaacatttttgtccattatgttggaaatgactattgtagctggaaatggcagatttttaatggaatatctacataggcgtacagaggcccgttatcagcaaccatcactcctgtgttccaatggcatgttgtgttagctaatacaagtttataattttaaaaggctaatttatctttagaaaaccattttacaattatgtttgcacagctgaaaactgttgtgctgatttaaagaagcaataaaacgggcctttagactagttgagtatctgcagcatcagcatttgtgggtccgattacaggctcaaaatggccagaaacaaagaactttcttctaaaactcatcagtctattctagcaagaggacaagtacattagagtgtttcGTTTGAGAAACTCTTCACAAGTTCtcactggcagcttcattaaatagtacccgcaaaacaccagtctcaacgtcaacagtgaagaggtgactccgggatccGAGTTGCAAAGAAatagccatatctcagactggccgataaaaagaaaagattaagatgggcaaaagaacacagacactggacagaggaactccggcaaacaggcaaagcgtcaatacagggctaagattgaatcatactacaccggctccaacgctcgtcttatgtggcagggcttgtgcTGAGCAACTGGCAGgtttcttcactgacattttcaacatgtccctgattgcgtctgtaataccaacatgtttcaagcagaccatcatagtccctgtgcccaagaacactaaggcaacttgcctaaatgactacagacctgtagcactcacttccacaCCCATGTTGAccaagtgctttgaaaggctcgtaatggcacacatcaacaccattatcccagaaaccctagacccactccaatttgcataccgccccaacagatccacaagtgatgcaatctctattgcagtcCACACTGagctttcccacctggacaaaaggaacacctacgtgagaatgcaattcattgactacagctcagcgttcaacaccacagtaccctcaaagcttatcactaagctaaggatcctgggactaaacacctccctctgcaactggatcctggacttactgacgggacgctcccaggtggtaagggtaggtagcaacacatctgccatgctgatcctcaacactggagcccctcaggggtgtgtgctcagtcccctcctgtattccctgttcacccacgactgtgtggccaggcacgactccaacaccatcattaagtttgctgacgacacaacagtggtaggcctgatcaacgacgagaccacctatatggaggaggtcagagacctggcctggTGGTGCCGGAATAACAACCTAtccaaatcaaaaatcaaatcaaatcaaattttatttgtcacatacacatgggtagcagatgttaatgcgagtgtagcgaaatgcttgtgcttctagttccgacaatgcagtaataaccaacaagtaatctaactaacaattcctaaactactgtcttatacacagtgtaaggggataaagaatatgtacataaggatatatgaatgagtgattgtacagagcagcataggcaagatacagtagatggtatcgagtacagtatatacatatgagatgagtatgtaaactaagtggcatagttaaagtggctagtgatacatgtattacataaggatgcagtcgatgatatagagtacagtatatacgtatgcatatgagatgaataatgtagggtaagtaacattatataaggtagcattgtttaaagtggatagtgatatagttacatcatttcccatcaattcccattattaaagtggctggagttgagtcagtgtcagtgtgttggcagcagccactcaatgttagtggtggctgtttaacagtctgatggccttgagatagaagctgtttttcagtctctcggtcccagctttgatgcacctgtactgacctcgccttctggatgatagcggggtgaacaggcagtggctcgggtggttgatgtccttgatgatctttatggccttcctgtaacatcgggtggtgtaggtgtcctggagggcaggtagtttgcccccggtgatgcgttgtgcagacctcactaccctctggagagccttacggttgagggcggagcagttgccgtaccaggcggtgatacagcccgccaggatgctctcgattgtgcatctgtagaagtttgtgagtgcttttggtgacaagccgaatttcttcagcctcctgaggttgaagaggcgctgctgcaccttcttcacgatgctgtctgtgtgagtggaccaattcagtttgtctgtgatgtgtatgccgaggaacttaaaacttgctactctctccactactgttccatcgatgtggataggggggtgttccctctgctgtttcctgaagtccacaatcatctccttagttttgttgacgttgagtgtgaggttattttcctgacaccacactctgagggccttcacctcctccctgtaggccatctcgtcgttgttggtaatcaagcctaccactgttgtgtcgtccgcaaacttgatgattgagttggaggcgtgcgtggccacgcagtcgtgggtgaacagggagtacaggagagggctcagaacgcacccttgtggggccccagtgttgaggatcagcggggaggagatgttgttacctaccctcaccacctgggggcggcccgtcaggaagtccagtacccagttgcacagggcggggtcgagacccagggtctcgagcttgatgacgagcttggagggtactatggtgttgaatgccgagctgtagtcgatgaacagcattctcacataggtattcctcttgtcaagatgggttagggcagtgtgcagtgtggttgagattgcatcgtctgtggacctatttgagcggtaagcaaattggagtgggtctagggtgtcaggtagggtggaggtgatatggtccttgactagtctctcaaagcacttcatgatgacggaagtgagtgctacgggcggtagtcgtttagctcagttaccttagctttcttgggaacaggaacgattgtggccctcttgaagcatgtgggaacagcagactggtatagggattgattgaatatgtccgtaaacacaccagccagctggtctgcgcatgctctgagggcgcggctggggatgccgtctgggactgcagccttgcgagggttaacacgtttaaatgttttactcacctcggctgcagtgaaggagagaccgcatttttccgttgcaggcagtgtcagtggcactgtattgtcctcaaagcgggcaaaaaagttatttagtctgcctgggagcaagacatcctggtccgtgactgggctggatttcttcctgtagtccatgattgactgtagaccctgccacatgcctcttgtgtctgagccgttgaattgggattctactttgtctctgtactgacgcttagcttgtttgatagccttacggagggaatagctgcattgtttgtattcagtcatgttaccagacaccttgccctgattgaaagcagtggttcgcgctttcagtttcacgcgaatgctgccatcaatccaaggtttctggttagggaatgttttaatcgttgctatgggaacgacatcttcaacgcacgttctaatgaactcgcacaccgaatcagcgtattcgtcaatgttgttatttgacgcaatacgaaacatgtcccagtccacgtgatggaagcagtcttggagtgtggagtcagcttggtcggaccagcgttggacagacctcagcgtgggagcttcttttttagcttttgtctgtaggcaggtatcagcaaaatggagtcgtggtcagcttttccgaaaggggggcggggcagggccttatatgcgtcgcggaagttagagtaacagtgatccaaggtttttccgcccctggttgcgcaattgctatgctgataaaatttagggagtcttgttttcagattagccttgttaaaatccccaacaacgatgaatgcagcctccggataaatggtttccagtttgcaaagagttaaataaagttcgttcagagccatctgtgtctgcttggggggggatatatacggctgtgattataatcgaagagaattctcttggtagataatgcggtctacatttgattgtgaggaattctaaatcaggtgaacagaaggatttgagttcctgtatgtttctttcatcgcaccatgcctcgttagccataaggcatacacccccacccctcttcttaccagaaaggtgtttgtttctgtcggcgcgatgcgtggagaaacccgttggctgcaccgcttctgatagcgtctctccagtgagccatgtttccgtgaagcacagaacgttacagtctctgatgtccctctggaatgctacccttgctcggatttcatcaaccttgttgtcaagagactggacattggcaagaagaatgctaggaagtggggcacgatgtgcccgtctccgtagtctgaccagaagaccgccacgtttccctctttttcggagtcgttttttgggtcgctgcatgcgatccattccgttgtcctgtttgtaaggcagaacacaggatccgcgtcgcgaaaaacatattcttggtcgtactgatggtgagttgacgctgatcttatatacagtagttcttctcggctgtatgtaatgaaacctaagatgacctggggtactaatgtaagaaataacacgtaaaaaaacaaaaaactgcatagtttcctaggaacgcgaagcgaggcggccatctctgttcggcgccggaagtaacacaacgtaaccaagacaaaggagatgtttgtggactatcggaaaaggaggaccgagcacgcccccattctcatcgacggggctgataATGGAACAGTTTGAgagtttaagttccttggtgtccacatcaccaacaaactagaatggtccaaacataccaagattgtcgtgaagagggcacgacaaagcttattccccctcaggaaactaaaaagatttggtatgggtcctcagatcctcaaaaggatctacagctgcaacactggttgcatcactgactggtatggcaactgctcggcctccgaccgcaaggcactacagagggtagtgcgtacggcccggtacatcactggggcttagctgcctgccatctaggacctctacaccaggcggtgtcacgaggaaggccctaaaaattgtccaagtccccagccaccctagtcatagactgtcctctctactaccggatggcaagcggtaccggaatgccaagtctaagaccaaaaggcttctcaacagtttttacccccaagccataagactcctgaacaggtaaccaaatgtctacccagactatttgcatttgtgtatccccccaacccctcttttacgctgctgcgtAAACTtagaaattgcactgttggttagagcctgtaagtaagcatttcactgtaaggtctatgcctgttgtatttggcgcacgtgacaaataaactttgatttgataatcaaacccacaaatgctgatgctccagatactcaactagtcaacTACTCAactgcaaaatggttttctaatgataaattagcattttaaaatgataaacttggtttagctaacacaacgtgccattggaacacaggagtgatggttgctgataatatcCCATTCAGCCGTTTCCAGTTgctatagtcatttacaacattaacgatgtctacactgtatttctgatcaatttgatgttattttaatggacaaaatatgtgcttttctttcaaaaacaaggacatttcttatttaccccaaacttttgaatggtagtgtaggtTGTTGGCCGTCATTTATCCAGCTTATACAGAAGGCAAGTATTAAACTCTCGTCTGTTTgtgtgtccctccctctctaacagTCGGGGAGCGAACTATGTCACACAGGTGCTGCTGAGACCTGGGGCATCAGACCTGACTGGCAGCTTCAGGTAAGAGGCTAAATGTAAATAGGTGTGATGAACAGCAGGCACAGCAATCACaccaacagttgaagtcggaagtttacatacacttagtttttcaaccactccaca contains:
- the dpm1 gene encoding dolichol-phosphate mannosyltransferase subunit 1 translates to MASRKGSQQSRGDGDKYSVLLPTYNERENLPLIVWLLVKYFGESGYEYEIIVIDDGSPDGTLEVAEQLQKIYGEDKILLRPRAKKLGLGTAYIHGIKHARGNYVFIMDADLSHHPKFIPEFIKKQREGGYDLVSGTRYRGDGGVYGWDLRRKLISRGANYVTQVLLRPGASDLTGSFRLYKKEVLESLVERCVSKGYVFQMEMIVRARQLNYTIGEVPISFVDRVYGESKLGGNEIVSFLKGLLTLFATT